One window from the genome of Nocardioides panaciterrulae encodes:
- a CDS encoding TraR/DksA family transcriptional regulator — MSDPGAVPPGAAARLAAERTRTTQRLDRLRHDFLGVVDASRDSNADDEHDPEGATIAFERSQVDALLRQAEEHLAEVDAAYERLAHGGYGRCEVCGRPIAAERLEARPTARTCISCA, encoded by the coding sequence ATGAGCGACCCCGGCGCCGTGCCGCCGGGGGCCGCCGCCCGGCTGGCCGCGGAGCGGACCCGCACGACCCAGCGCCTCGACCGGCTGCGGCACGACTTCCTCGGCGTGGTCGACGCCTCGCGCGACTCCAACGCCGACGACGAGCACGACCCCGAGGGCGCGACGATCGCGTTCGAGCGCTCGCAGGTCGACGCGCTGCTGCGGCAGGCCGAGGAGCACCTGGCGGAGGTGGACGCGGCCTACGAGCGGCTCGCCCACGGCGGCTACGGCCGCTGCGAGGTGTGCGGCCGGCCGATCGCCGCCGAGCGGCTCGAGGCCCGGCCGACCGCGCGGACCTGCATCTCGTGTGCCTGA